The Arachis duranensis cultivar V14167 chromosome 2, aradu.V14167.gnm2.J7QH, whole genome shotgun sequence genome has a window encoding:
- the LOC107474415 gene encoding probable voltage-gated potassium channel subunit beta — MTMQYKNLGRSGLKVSQLSYGAWVSFGNQLDVKEAKSLLQCCRDHGVNFFDNAEVYANGRAEEIMGQAIRELGWKRSDVVVSTKIFWGGQGPNDKGLSRKHIIEGTKASLKRLDMDYVDVIYCHRPDVSTPIEETVRAMNFLIDHGMAFYWGTSEWSAQQITEAWGVADRLDLVGPIVEQPEYNLLSRHKVESEFLPLYSNHGLGLTTWSPLASGVLTGKYKKGAIPPDSRFALENYKNLANRSLVDDVLKKVDGLKPIADELGVPLSQLAIAWCAANPNVSSVITGATKESQIQENMKAIDVIPLLTPAVMDKIEAVVQSKPKRPDSYR, encoded by the exons ATGACGATGCAGTACAAGAATCTAGGGCGATCGGGGCTGAAGGTGAGCCAGCTGTCATACGGGGCATGGGTGAGCTTCGGGAACCAGCTAGACGTGAAGGAGGCAAAGTCCCTGCTGCAGTGCTGCCGCGACCACGGCGTTAACTTCTTCGACAACGCCGAGGTCTACGCCAACGGCCGCGCCGAGGAGATCATGGGGCAAGCCATCCGTGAGCTCGGCTGGAAGCGCTCAGACGTCGTCGTTTCAACCAAGATCTTCTGGGGCGGCCAGGGCCCCAACGACAAGGGCCTCTCTCGCAAGCACATCATCGAAGGCACCAAGGCCTCCCTCAAGCGCCTCGACATGGACTATGTTGACGTCATTTACTGCCATCGCCCTGACGTCTCTACGCCCATTGAAGAAACCGTTAGGGCCATGAATTTCTTGATCGACCACGGCATGGCCTTCTACTGGGGGACCAGCGAGTGGTCCGCCCAGCAGATCACTGAGGCCTGGGGCGTCGCCGATAGGCTCGATTTGGTCGGTCCTATTGTCGAGCAGCCCGAGTATAACCTCTTGTCTAGGCACAAG GTTGAGTCTGAGTTCCTCCCGCTCTACAGCAACCATGGTTTGGGTCTGACTACTTGGAGTCCACTTGCATCTGGAGTGCTTACAGGGAAATACAAGAAAGGAGCTATTCCTCCTGATAGCCGCTTTGCTTTGGAAAATTACAAA AATCTGGCAAATCGATCACTGGTCGATGATGTGCTCAAAAAGGTTGATGGGCTGAAGCCTATAGCAGATGAACTGGGTGTGCCATTATCACAACTTGCAATCGCATGGTGTGCAGCCAATCCTAATGTTTCATCAGTTATTACTGGTGCTACGAAGGAGTCTCAG ATTCAAGAGAACATGAAAGCCATTGATGTCATTCCATTACTTACTCCTGCTGTGATGGATAAAATCGAGGCTGTTGTTCAAAGCAAGCCGAAGCGGCCCGATTCATACAGATAG